The following proteins come from a genomic window of Streptomyces sp. Sge12:
- a CDS encoding GNAT family N-acetyltransferase — protein MTTTFPDVTISTDRLVLRPFEEEDVTALTEMMNDEHVIAWTGAPHPYTPAEAHAWATRRSHAERTEGRGIVLAVTEFLTQRLVGVVHLQNTNWRTRATEVGYVTAPWARGEGYASESVLAVAQWLFRDQGFERLELRTAADNTASQQVAQKIGCISEGVLRNAWIVRTQTADGGWTDIRTDLIVWSLVPEDLDEGDGYDGYDSFDSYDGYARGSAFPQRADASGYPVGADWK, from the coding sequence ATGACTACCACCTTCCCGGACGTCACCATCAGCACGGACCGGCTGGTGCTGCGCCCCTTCGAGGAAGAGGACGTCACCGCGCTCACCGAGATGATGAACGACGAGCACGTGATCGCCTGGACCGGCGCACCCCACCCCTACACCCCCGCCGAGGCGCACGCCTGGGCCACCCGCCGCTCCCACGCCGAACGCACCGAGGGCCGCGGCATCGTCCTCGCCGTCACCGAGTTCCTCACCCAGCGCCTCGTCGGCGTCGTCCACCTCCAGAACACCAACTGGCGCACCCGCGCCACCGAGGTCGGCTACGTCACCGCCCCCTGGGCCCGCGGCGAGGGCTACGCCAGCGAATCCGTCCTCGCCGTCGCCCAATGGCTCTTCCGCGACCAGGGGTTCGAGCGGCTCGAACTGCGCACCGCCGCCGACAACACCGCCTCGCAGCAGGTGGCGCAGAAGATCGGCTGCATCAGCGAGGGCGTCCTGCGCAACGCGTGGATAGTGCGTACCCAGACGGCCGACGGCGGCTGGACCGACATCCGTACCGACCTCATCGTCTGGAGCCTGGTCCCCGAGGACCTCGACGAGGGCGACGGATACGACGGGTACGACAGCTTCGACAGCTACGACGGATACGCCCGTGGCTCCGCCTTCCCGCAGCGGGCCGACGCGAGCGGCTACCCCGTCGGCGCCGACTGGAAGTGA
- the cbiE gene encoding precorrin-6y C5,15-methyltransferase (decarboxylating) subunit CbiE, with protein sequence MADRVTVIGWDGSPLTAGARSALSAATLVAGAAHHLALPEVPPTAERVRLGSLGLAARRIAGHRGTAVVLADGDPGFFGVVRTLRAPEHGLEVEVVPAVSSVAAAFARAGMPWDDAQIVVAHPRTLRRAVNVCRAHAKVAVLTSPGAGPAELALLLEGVHRTFVVCEELGTDREQVSVLTSDKAADHTWRDPNVVIVIGGGGPTPADAGWLFGQSAARSTDRGWARPRPDAGEGESAQLRAAQLARLGPRIGDLVWDIGAGSGGVAVDAAALGAAVIAVDTDPAACDRVTAAARTRGVQVQVVAGRAPHVLENLPEPDVVRVGGGGAPVVAAVAERRPERIVSHASTRDEAEAIGRALTEHGYAVECALLQSVALDPRTWAEQDRSVVFLLAAERPATR encoded by the coding sequence ATGGCCGACCGGGTCACGGTGATCGGCTGGGACGGTTCGCCCCTGACCGCGGGCGCCCGGTCCGCGCTCTCCGCCGCCACCCTCGTGGCCGGCGCCGCCCACCACCTCGCCCTCCCCGAAGTGCCGCCCACCGCCGAACGCGTCCGGCTGGGCAGCCTCGGCCTCGCCGCACGCCGCATCGCCGGCCACCGCGGCACGGCAGTGGTCCTCGCCGACGGCGACCCCGGCTTCTTCGGCGTCGTACGCACCCTGCGCGCCCCGGAGCACGGCCTGGAGGTCGAGGTCGTCCCGGCCGTCTCCTCCGTCGCCGCCGCCTTCGCCCGCGCCGGCATGCCCTGGGACGACGCCCAGATCGTCGTGGCCCACCCGCGCACCCTGCGCCGCGCCGTCAACGTCTGCCGCGCCCACGCCAAGGTCGCCGTGCTCACCTCACCCGGCGCCGGCCCCGCGGAACTGGCACTGCTCCTCGAAGGAGTTCACCGCACCTTCGTCGTCTGCGAGGAACTCGGCACCGACCGCGAACAGGTGAGCGTCCTCACCTCCGACAAGGCCGCCGACCACACCTGGCGCGACCCGAACGTCGTCATCGTCATCGGCGGCGGGGGACCGACCCCCGCCGACGCCGGCTGGCTGTTCGGCCAGAGCGCCGCCCGGTCCACCGACCGCGGCTGGGCGAGGCCCCGGCCGGACGCGGGCGAGGGCGAGTCCGCACAGCTGCGCGCGGCTCAACTGGCCCGCCTCGGCCCGCGCATCGGCGACCTCGTCTGGGACATCGGCGCCGGCTCCGGCGGGGTGGCCGTGGACGCGGCCGCCCTCGGCGCCGCCGTCATCGCGGTGGACACCGACCCGGCCGCCTGCGACCGCGTAACTGCCGCCGCGCGCACGCGAGGAGTGCAGGTCCAGGTCGTCGCCGGGCGCGCACCGCACGTACTGGAGAACCTGCCCGAGCCCGATGTCGTCCGGGTCGGCGGAGGCGGCGCTCCCGTCGTCGCGGCCGTCGCCGAACGCCGTCCCGAACGGATCGTCAGCCACGCCTCCACCCGCGACGAGGCGGAGGCGATCGGCAGGGCACTCACCGAACACGGTTACGCCGTCGAGTGCGCGCTGCTCCAGTCCGTCGCCCTGGACCCCCGTACCTGGGCCGAACAGGACCGTTCCGTGGTGTTCCTCCTGGCAGCGGAACGCCCCGCCACGCGCTGA
- a CDS encoding MetQ/NlpA family ABC transporter substrate-binding protein gives MRKNIKLTALAASATALALGLTACGSSSDPSSAKTDGGKTDESKPLVIAASPSPHADILNFVKDKLAAKEGLTLEVKEFTDYVLPNTATEQGQVAGNYFQHKPYLDDFNKKNNTHVVPVVNVHLEPLGLYSKKIKAIGDIKAGQTIAVPNDTTNEGRALQLLAANNLITLKEGVGTSAKLSDITDKKGLEFKELEAATVPRALNDVDAAIINGNYALEAKLAPAKDALVLEKAEGNPYANFLAVKEGQQNDPRIQKLAKLLNSDEVKKFIEEKYQGSVIPAFGTPAS, from the coding sequence GTGCGTAAGAACATCAAGCTCACCGCCCTCGCCGCCTCGGCCACCGCGCTCGCCCTCGGCCTCACCGCCTGCGGCAGCTCCTCGGACCCGTCCTCGGCCAAGACGGACGGCGGAAAGACCGACGAGAGCAAGCCCCTCGTCATAGCGGCCTCCCCGAGCCCGCACGCCGACATCCTGAACTTCGTCAAGGACAAGCTCGCGGCCAAGGAAGGCCTCACGCTCGAGGTCAAGGAGTTCACGGACTACGTCCTGCCGAACACCGCCACCGAGCAGGGCCAGGTCGCCGGCAACTACTTCCAGCACAAGCCGTACCTCGACGACTTCAACAAGAAGAACAACACGCACGTCGTGCCCGTCGTGAACGTGCACCTGGAGCCCCTCGGCCTCTACTCCAAGAAGATCAAGGCCATCGGTGACATCAAGGCCGGCCAGACCATCGCCGTCCCCAACGACACCACCAACGAGGGCCGCGCCCTCCAGCTGCTCGCCGCCAACAACCTGATCACCCTCAAGGAGGGTGTCGGCACCAGCGCCAAGCTGTCCGACATCACCGACAAGAAGGGCCTGGAGTTCAAGGAGCTGGAGGCCGCCACGGTCCCGCGCGCCCTGAACGACGTGGACGCCGCGATCATCAACGGCAACTACGCCCTGGAGGCCAAGCTGGCGCCCGCCAAGGACGCGCTCGTCCTGGAGAAGGCCGAGGGCAACCCCTACGCCAACTTCCTCGCGGTCAAGGAAGGCCAGCAGAACGACCCGCGGATCCAGAAGCTGGCCAAGCTCCTGAACTCCGACGAGGTCAAGAAGTTCATCGAGGAGAAGTACCAGGGCTCGGTCATCCCGGCCTTCGGCACCCCGGCCTCCTGA
- a CDS encoding methionine ABC transporter permease: MTWSEMQPLLTQGTYDTLYMVLWSTLVTVLGGLPIGILLVLTDKGGLLQNQPLNKVLGVIVNIGRSLPFIILLIFLIPVTTAVVGTFIGPTAMIVPLAIGAIPFFARLVETAVREVDHGLIEAVESMGGGIPTLVGKVLLPQALPSLVAGVTTTVITLVGYSAMAGAVGGEGLGSKAITYGFQRFETGFMVATVVVLIVLVTVIQLLGDGVVRLLARRGRTA; the protein is encoded by the coding sequence GTGACCTGGTCCGAAATGCAGCCCCTGCTCACCCAGGGCACCTACGACACCCTCTACATGGTGCTGTGGTCCACCCTGGTGACCGTGCTCGGCGGACTGCCCATCGGCATCCTGCTGGTCCTCACCGACAAGGGCGGCCTCCTGCAGAACCAGCCGCTCAACAAGGTCCTCGGCGTGATCGTGAACATAGGCCGCTCGCTGCCGTTCATCATCCTGCTGATCTTCCTGATCCCGGTCACCACCGCGGTCGTCGGCACGTTCATCGGCCCCACCGCCATGATCGTCCCGCTCGCCATCGGCGCCATCCCCTTCTTCGCACGGCTCGTCGAGACGGCCGTCCGCGAGGTGGACCACGGCCTGATCGAGGCCGTCGAGTCCATGGGCGGCGGCATCCCGACCCTGGTCGGCAAGGTGCTCCTCCCGCAGGCCCTGCCCTCCCTGGTCGCCGGTGTCACCACCACCGTCATCACCCTCGTCGGCTACTCGGCGATGGCCGGCGCGGTCGGCGGCGAAGGGCTCGGCTCCAAGGCCATCACCTACGGTTTCCAGCGCTTCGAGACCGGCTTCATGGTCGCCACCGTCGTGGTCCTGATCGTCCTCGTCACGGTGATCCAGCTGCTCGGCGACGGCGTGGTCCGCCTCCTCGCCCGTCGCGGCCGCACCGCCTGA
- the cobT gene encoding nicotinate-nucleotide--dimethylbenzimidazole phosphoribosyltransferase, which translates to MTDTGQVPGEGHPDNAGMVDQQGVPAPVQIPAPVPAGYAFQDLMDNPAEPEDEELLLMPSGQGAWSDPQVVPPAPVFPAPSPLDGPPMYTDPSYGSEPSFPEAPAPAPYTDFPPPVFPDGGYSAGAHETGGRDSGALDLGGLVVPPPAAPVAPVAPAAPVRRPLHMGPPVPEANGGVVRSLADRGPAAAPAPAAPAAAVSTPAAPVPLRQAGPPTTGPEYLDIPRAETAAGEIPPQAGAPWTPDPAAEPARAAVEPEPEAAPAETVGQPEPVAAEEVQPEAVQPVQPVEPAPEAVRPEPLAVEPEPQPEPIAVEPLAVRPEAEPEPAPEPVAPVEPVAAAGAEPVGPEPLAVEPEPQPEPLAVEPVAVQPEAVEPQPEPVAPVEPVAAVVAEPVQPEPVPEPEPLAVEPVAVQPEAEPEPAPEPVVVAPVAVEPVAVEPQAEPVAVEPRPEEAARPEEAAQPEPAAAEPVGEAAPGYADAEREAVLRVMRERRDIRKGFRTDPIPHEVLLRVLEAAHTAPSVGHSQPWDFVVIRSAETRRTMHELAQRQREAYAKSLPKGRAKQFKELKIEAILDTPVNIVVTADPTRGGRHTLGRHTQPQMAPYSSALAVENLWLAARAEGLGVGWVSFFDEREMVRELGLPEHLEVVAYLCIGYVDEFPEEPELAQAGWSQRRPLSWVVHEETYGRRALPGEEPHDLLSETVASIRPLDAKALGEAWERQKRMTKPAGALGMLEIISAQLAGLSRVCPPPIPEPAAVAIFAGDHGVHAQGVTPWPQEVTTQMVANFLGGGAVCNAFANQVGAEVCVIDVGVAGDLPATPGLLPRKVRPGTADLSTGPAMTREEAVAAIEVGIETARDLVAAGNKALLTGEMGIANTTVSAALISVFTGVDPAEVTGRGTGINDETHARKVEVVRRALELHQPDPADPIGVLAAIGGLEHAAIVGLLLGGASLRTPVILDGVSAGAAALVARAIAPESLSACIAGHRSAEPGHVAALNKLGLRPLVDLDLRLGEGTGALLALPLVQSAARAMHEVATFDSAGVTEK; encoded by the coding sequence ATGACTGACACCGGCCAGGTCCCGGGCGAGGGTCACCCGGACAACGCGGGCATGGTGGATCAGCAGGGCGTCCCCGCTCCGGTCCAGATCCCTGCACCGGTCCCCGCTGGCTACGCCTTCCAGGACCTCATGGACAATCCGGCCGAGCCGGAGGACGAGGAACTGCTGCTGATGCCGAGCGGCCAGGGCGCGTGGAGCGACCCGCAGGTCGTCCCGCCGGCCCCCGTCTTCCCCGCCCCGTCCCCCCTCGACGGCCCGCCGATGTACACGGACCCGTCCTACGGCTCCGAGCCCTCCTTCCCCGAGGCCCCGGCACCGGCCCCGTACACCGACTTCCCCCCGCCGGTGTTCCCCGACGGCGGCTACAGCGCGGGCGCGCACGAGACGGGCGGCCGTGACTCCGGCGCGCTCGACCTCGGCGGCCTCGTCGTCCCGCCGCCCGCGGCCCCCGTCGCCCCGGTGGCCCCCGCGGCTCCCGTCCGGCGCCCGCTGCACATGGGCCCGCCCGTACCCGAGGCCAACGGCGGGGTCGTACGGTCCCTCGCGGACCGCGGCCCGGCCGCGGCTCCCGCCCCGGCCGCTCCGGCGGCCGCCGTGAGCACCCCGGCGGCGCCCGTTCCGCTCCGCCAGGCGGGGCCCCCGACCACCGGGCCCGAGTACCTGGACATCCCGCGCGCGGAAACCGCCGCGGGCGAGATCCCGCCGCAGGCCGGCGCACCGTGGACGCCGGATCCGGCGGCAGAGCCCGCCCGGGCCGCCGTGGAGCCGGAGCCGGAGGCGGCCCCCGCAGAAACGGTGGGCCAGCCCGAGCCGGTGGCGGCCGAAGAGGTCCAGCCCGAAGCCGTCCAGCCGGTCCAGCCCGTCGAGCCCGCGCCCGAGGCCGTCCGGCCCGAGCCCCTCGCCGTCGAGCCGGAGCCGCAGCCCGAGCCGATCGCCGTGGAGCCGCTGGCCGTCCGGCCCGAGGCCGAGCCGGAGCCCGCACCGGAGCCGGTGGCCCCCGTGGAGCCGGTGGCGGCCGCCGGGGCCGAGCCGGTCGGGCCCGAGCCCCTCGCCGTCGAGCCGGAGCCGCAGCCCGAGCCGCTCGCCGTCGAGCCGGTCGCCGTCCAGCCGGAGGCCGTGGAGCCCCAGCCCGAGCCGGTCGCGCCCGTCGAGCCGGTCGCCGCCGTCGTGGCCGAGCCGGTGCAGCCGGAGCCGGTCCCCGAGCCGGAGCCCCTCGCCGTCGAGCCCGTGGCCGTCCAGCCCGAGGCCGAACCGGAGCCCGCGCCCGAGCCGGTCGTGGTGGCGCCGGTCGCGGTCGAGCCGGTGGCCGTCGAACCGCAGGCCGAGCCGGTGGCCGTGGAGCCCCGGCCCGAGGAAGCGGCCCGGCCCGAGGAGGCAGCCCAGCCCGAGCCCGCCGCGGCGGAGCCCGTCGGCGAGGCGGCTCCCGGTTATGCCGACGCCGAGCGCGAGGCCGTCCTGCGCGTCATGCGCGAGCGCCGTGACATCCGCAAGGGCTTCCGTACCGACCCGATCCCGCACGAGGTGCTGCTCCGCGTCCTGGAGGCGGCCCACACCGCGCCCAGCGTCGGCCACTCGCAGCCCTGGGACTTCGTCGTCATCCGCTCCGCCGAGACCCGCCGGACGATGCACGAGCTCGCCCAGCGCCAGCGCGAGGCCTACGCCAAGTCGCTGCCCAAGGGTCGGGCGAAGCAGTTCAAGGAACTCAAGATCGAGGCCATCCTCGACACCCCGGTGAACATCGTCGTCACCGCCGACCCCACCCGGGGCGGGCGCCACACCCTCGGCCGGCACACCCAGCCGCAGATGGCCCCGTACTCCTCGGCCCTCGCCGTCGAGAACCTCTGGCTCGCCGCGCGCGCCGAAGGCCTCGGCGTCGGCTGGGTCAGCTTCTTCGACGAGCGCGAGATGGTCCGCGAGCTCGGCCTCCCCGAGCACCTCGAGGTCGTCGCGTACCTCTGCATCGGCTACGTCGACGAGTTCCCCGAGGAGCCCGAGCTGGCCCAGGCCGGCTGGTCGCAGCGCCGGCCGCTCTCCTGGGTGGTCCACGAGGAGACCTACGGTCGCCGCGCGCTGCCCGGCGAGGAGCCGCACGACCTGCTCTCGGAGACCGTCGCCAGCATCCGCCCGCTCGACGCGAAGGCGCTCGGCGAGGCCTGGGAGCGGCAGAAGCGCATGACCAAGCCCGCCGGCGCCCTGGGCATGCTGGAGATCATCTCCGCCCAGCTGGCCGGCCTCTCCCGGGTCTGCCCGCCGCCGATCCCCGAGCCGGCCGCCGTCGCGATCTTCGCCGGTGACCACGGCGTGCACGCCCAGGGCGTCACCCCGTGGCCGCAGGAGGTCACCACGCAGATGGTCGCCAACTTCCTGGGCGGCGGAGCGGTCTGCAACGCCTTCGCCAACCAGGTGGGCGCCGAGGTCTGCGTGATCGACGTCGGCGTCGCGGGGGACCTCCCGGCGACCCCCGGCCTCCTGCCCCGCAAGGTCCGCCCCGGTACGGCCGACCTCTCCACCGGCCCGGCGATGACCCGCGAGGAAGCCGTCGCGGCCATCGAGGTCGGCATCGAGACGGCCCGCGACCTGGTCGCGGCCGGCAACAAGGCCCTCCTCACCGGCGAGATGGGCATCGCCAACACCACCGTCTCCGCGGCCCTGATCTCGGTGTTCACCGGGGTCGACCCCGCCGAGGTGACCGGTCGGGGCACGGGCATCAACGACGAGACGCACGCCCGCAAGGTCGAGGTCGTCCGCCGCGCCCTGGAGCTCCACCAGCCCGACCCGGCCGACCCGATCGGCGTCCTCGCGGCCATCGGCGGCCTGGAGCACGCGGCCATCGTGGGCCTCCTCCTCGGCGGAGCGTCCCTGCGCACCCCCGTGATCCTGGACGGCGTCAGCGCCGGGGCCGCCGCCCTGGTGGCCCGGGCCATCGCCCCCGAATCCCTGTCGGCGTGCATCGCGGGCCACCGCAGCGCGGAGCCGGGCCATGTCGCGGCGCTCAACAAGCTGGGCCTGCGCCCGCTGGTCGACCTGGACCTCCGCCTCGGCGAGGGCACGGGCGCCCTGCTCGCCCTCCCGCTGGTCCAGAGCGCGGCCCGCGCGATGCACGAGGTCGCCACCTTCGACTCGGCGGGCGTCACCGAGAAGTAG